aatcacagccagggagacatttcctgatctctgcagccgagcatcgggacaatgtctccctggctgtggttagcgcagcgccgtgctgaCTTCCtgccgggctctgcacgtgtacgattcgaacacgctggagctcatcccccTACTCCTGACAGTCTTGAGAATAGAGGAGAGCTGGGCAGagctgtagaaggtccttaacccatcagcaggaccagtatctgctcctttgtacaaggaggaacaggatgagcactgccagggccctacaaaatgacctcgagcaggttcaccctgagcacaaagggtctggagaagccatggagaacgttcttctgcctgtaataTTGTTCAGCATGGCCGTTTTGGTGGTGGGTCACGGATGATGGTCTGGGGAGGACGTACAGACCTCTACATActagacaatggcaccctgactgccattaggtatcgggatgaaatccttggacccattgtcagacaaTACGCTGGGGCAGTGGGTCCTGAGTTCCTCCTGGTGCaagacaatgcccggcctcatgtggcgagagcatgcagccagttcctggaaaataaaagaattgataccattgaatggcccccatgcttgcctgacctaaatccaataaaacccttctgggacattatgtttcggtccatccgatgctgtcaggttgcacctcagtctattcaggagctcagtgatgctctggtccagatctaggaggaaataccccaggacaccatccgtcatctcattaggagcatgccatgATGTTGTAAGGCATTGGGATGGGCAGTGTAACCCAAAATCTTTGTGTACATAGGCATGACTGGATTACAGCTGAGATGTTTGGAGCTGCTTCTGTGCTGACATTGATTTGTATGTggaagaaaacaaacaaatgtaCACATACATCAATCCTTTTCCTGGCTGTAGGTCTGTTGTAACAGGCAAATGTAAATGAAATACACTGTTGAGAACACAGCCTTGTATGAAaggtttaaagcggatgttccgcccaaaaaaatattaaaagccagcagctacaaatactgcagctgctgacttttaatattaggacacttacctgtcctggagtccagcgccgtccgcatccacactgagggaaccaggaagtgaagcgctgcggcttcactgcacggttccctacggcgcatgcgcgtgtcgcgcccgctgattggctcccgctgtgtgctgggagccgagtgttcccagcacacaacggggggggaggggcgacgggatgtgacgcaatgcccgtcttttgcccgtgaatgtctttagacaggtatctgcaccccccctccccctgaaaggtgtcaaatgtgacaccggagggggggagggttccgatcagcgggagttcactttagggtggagaaccgctttaacatttTGAATTAACAAATATGtctaaattgcacatgtctaatatgaaTCTGCTGCCACTGTCATTTAATCCATAGCTATGTGACCAAGTATGTGTACAGGCTGTGGTGTGTACATGTGAGCACAATAGTCTGAAGAAATattcattgtgtgtgtgtgtatgtatgtgtgataTATAACGCacatgctcataagtttacataccctggcagaatttatgatttcttggctgatttttcagagaatatgaataacacaaaaacgtttctttccctcatggtttagtgtttggctgaagccatttgttatcaatcaactgtgtttactctttttaaatcatagtgACAACACAAActatccaaatgaccctgatcaaaagtttacataccccagttcctaatactgtgtattgtccccttttaacatcaatgacagcttgaagtctttttgtGGATGAGTATCTTTATCTTTtcggatggtaaagctgcccattcctcttggcaaaaagcctccatttcctgtaaattcttgggctgttttGCATCAActtcacgtttgagatctccccagagtgactcaatgatattgaggttctTTTAATTGACTTCTGCTCGACCAAAGTTCCCATACaattacatggattgaaatttggctggttcagcggGGGAACAGCCGAATTTAGATTAGTGAATTACCAGCTTTAAACACTTCAGAGATTTGCACTAAAATTCTGTATTTGCTGTGCAACCAAATCAATCCACATACAGGCAGAAAGCTCCCTGAAAACAATGGACAGGAGATATGTGCTTACCCTGAAAACAATGGGTGGGAGATGTTTGCTTGACCTTTCACAAGTGTCAGGACCCACCATGGTCCTCGCCCTACAATAAAAATAGTTTGTAATACTTTAGATTCTTCCCAATATAGTGCTTTTCCAGCATGATACAGTATATCCCAGAGTGAAAGTACCTCCTATCTGAAGGGCTCATTACTACACTTGTACAGAAATGACATGATGATCATAGGCAGTGCCCACTATCACACCATCTATGGTCAGTGCAAGAGCAGGTCTTGGATGTCTCACTAAAAAACTGAAATCTGTCCTGATGACATGACACCAAatctgcagctttttttttttttttttttgtctcgggTCCCAATGTATTTCTTTAGACAAAAGATTTTGGGGAGGAATCCTTATTGGGTTGCATGTTTTTCTATTCTGGCAGTACAGAAAACAACTCCTACCAATACTGCAGACATGCGTCACACCAAAACACTTGTTGTTTACTACACAATTGCGGCAAGAGAGGTATAATTAGGAACAGACACAATCTGGGTTCTACAGGATCTCTATGCCCTACCATAATTATCTTTATTATACAGTGCCTACAGTTTGCCCAGCATTTCACAAAAATAAAGGGAGCTAATACAGTTCAAGACATGGGGTTGGGGGTGGCCTGCTCGTGGGAGCTTCCAATCTAAAAGGTAGGGAGAGTGATACACACGTAAGAACACTCATATTCATACTGTTCTTCACACTCGCACACCAATACATCATGCTACTCACCCATCCAACGGTgactttagaaaaataaataaacgtgtGCTgacgttcttctgccttggccccCTCACCTTTCCCAGTTGGGATTGGACAAATAAGGGAGCAGCAGCATACTGATTGGGTCATCTCTTTTCCCTCCACTCCTGTATGCATGTTCAGTGTTGGGTTGACAAGCACAGTGTAAAGCAGTAGATCCATGGTTGGCCCAGTTTGTTTCTCCCCACTTTTTGCAGTTTACTACTATGCATAGGATTTTAGGGGGTGATTATTGAGAAGCATTCATTAAGAAATGCTAGAAAAAAACGTCATGATTTTATGATGAATATATATAGTAATTATGTTTTTAATATTTGCCTGTAGTTTAACTTTAAGGTCCCATTCACACCAATGCGTTCTGGGAATGCATGGAAAACATGCATccccattaattgttaatggcaccccaaacctaTCTAGAAAATGTGTGAAGCTTGCTGCCCGAAAAGGTGTGGGAGCTTCTTTTGGCAGGTTAGATTATTCAAAAAAATGTGGGGCCCCACAAATCCGTTTTTATGGCAACCATAAAAAGTTGGAATAATAAAGTCCTATtgatatgtataaaaaaagaacaaacccccccccccccccccccaaagcaatgTGACTTTAAAATCCTATTAATAGCTGACCTGTGATTTATTGCACAATTTTATTACCCAATGTTCCATGTGTTGGTGTATGTTTGATGGTTTAGTATCATCCTGCAGAGTATTGCTAAGTGATCATACAGCTTGCTGATGTGGTCTTCTGTCCTTACATGTTAGAACTTGTCTGACAAGGACACAAATAACCCAATGACAGGAATTAAGTTTCTCATTAGCTGGGTATTTTACTTCATTAACCCAACGTAGTTTCATTCTTATATTCACCATACACAGGAATTATTACCCTGGAAATCCCAGGCCACCCAGTGTAAAGAGTGCATTTTGCTATTGACTGATACAAGAATATAAAATTGGGATTTCAATTCTTTTTCCGTATTCTGTATACTCCACCTGAACTTTTGTTTTAAAGAAGAAGTGAAAATACAGATGCTCACCAGATACTGCAGCATCGGTTtttatgctgcagctgtccccatcCAACTCTAAGCCAGAGAATTGAGCAATCGCATGACTGCTGATCACTGAGTTCTCCgtctgctctgagcagagagtggtgactggcAGCTATTGCTCTTCACTCTGCCACACCAGTGCTAACTGGAGTAGTGGGCTGGATGGCTGTAAAAGCTGTGGCCATAATTTTCTTTAAGCCTGggctcacactggtgcgatgcgggaaccagcgcaaTTCCAGTTTTGTGTCTCCCTCGCCGGCAGTTCACACTGGCCTCTGCGAatagctgcgggtgtcaatacaaagttaatgacacccccagatcagttTGCAGTGCAGAATGTGAATTGGGACAGGATCGGATCACATGCAATCCGATGCGGAGGAAAGAAaggttcctgcaccttttttcaTGTGAATCCAATGTGAGTTCAGCTATACAACTGTGGCTGAATTCGCattacacagacattgcatgtgatcggcacatcAATGCGGCGGGAATCGCATTTGATGTCTGTCTGTGTTCgcaacagggctgtggagtcggtagataaatgttccgactccgactcctcagttttacgtacttccgactcctctgtattaatatgcaaatgtattttatacattccttgagggaaagaaacgcaacctaccacaggactactggctgggaagccaacagtctactgtattgcacagtttaagcaaaagacaaacacaatgaaaacaacgtttttttttttattaattttttttttattaatcaatcaagtggctggatagtagcagcaggcataaacaacaggatctttaccagttcaaaaatacaaaccacattatttggttgttttagaacaaaaacaaagcttatctataatgaaccaaaaacaaaatctgtaaaacctagaaatggtttatattaatcttgaaatgtagttataggcttagcaaatgcaaatcaattcaatgtagagttctaaggaagagaattgcctctgccagatcctctttcatagaggctcttaaagggtcactaaaggaaaacatttttttagctgaaatgactgtttacaggacatagagacataatagttaactgattccttttaaaaatgattaaaaatagataaaaaaacaatcatataatgtgcctgcagtgtagtttcgtttttgctgttgtttgctggttctctgatgtacagagagccactagagggcagtcagccaatagagagcagtgatactttgtctaaaactcctcagcaccaatccagtttcgttttacacacagctccttgattagtgaccaccgtgagaaatctcccagtactgtggttatcagtaaacaggcaaccaggaagtgtccagaacagagaggatttacagcaacatgaaagcaaaaacgaacaatgaggacatgaaaccaggactgcagtaaggtaaaggaagctatttagcaaaaaaaaaaaattcctttagtgaccctttaagtcagactttattatttttagggctgaaaataatcttagagaggtagttgggctgctgctttctcctttgtgtgcttatctgctgctgaagatagggcagtgggaggatccaggaaggggcatttattctaaaacatgattttcctaggagaatcccatagtcatgtttaaagtttaagctaacaatcagagtttacaagtttttatagccttagctaaatgacagcagtttttccaatggtttacagcttcagtcttgaactattggccctccattcccttcacttatacaagtgtctcactaaaccatttctaggttttacagattttgtttttggttcattatagataagctttgtttttgttctaaaacaaccaaataatgtggtttgtatttttgaactggtaaagatcctgttgtttatgcctgctgctactatccagtcacttgattgattaatacaaaaaaattaataaaactttgttttcattgtgtttgtcttttgcttaaactgtgcaatacagtagactgttggcttcccagtcagtagtcctgtggtaggttgcgtttctttccctcaaggaatgtataaaatacattcgcatattaatacagaggagtcggagtcggaagtacataaaactgaggagtcggaacatttatctaccgactccacagccctgaaaaAAACACTGTAAGACATTACTAAACCTTCTAGTTTTCATGCACCtagaatgtatttatttaaaaatctattttaaacTGAGAGCCCATTCGCACGTAAAGGCTTGAGCACGGTGGTGCATTAATGCACATGCAACAACATGTGTTAATACTCAAAGGGCTGACAATGCAGAAAAAtgtgcattacttttttttttattaaccgcgAAGCGCAGTATGTTTGATGGGCTCTGCTGTACAATGCATTGGGGGAGCCTGTTACAATGAATGGCACGAAACACACTGCACAACACACCAGGCTGGCACATATGTTGTAGCACACATTGTCACAACACACAATGATGCTGATCTCCGTTATTCGCATGAACAGTTAACTGAATGTTCTGATTTTGTCATATTTAGATCTCAGCTTTGCAGGCAAGAGCACTTGTGTAAAGTACATACATTGCTAATGATGGGCAGAGCAACAGgttcccttagacccctttcacactgaggagtttttcaggcggtacaaaaaatagcgctgctataccgcctgaaaagctcctgcactgcatactcaatgtgaaagcccgagggctttcacactgaggcgatgcgctggcgggagagaaaaaaatctcctgtcagcagcatctttggagcggtgagagaagcggcgtgtataccgctccttcaccgctccttcccatttaaaacaatgggaaaccacagcaataccgcccgcaatgggcctctgctagcggccgaatcctgctgcaaatccgacggtatagcgccaccgcgcctcccgccccagtgtgaaaggggccttaggctccatgcacactgaagctaaaaaaaatataagaaaacactagtagctttgcagggagcctttcagcgTTTTTGCAATTGCTTTAGCGTTTTTCAATGtagctttttttactttttttttcattgaaaaaaaaaatgctaaaaaaaaccctggcgccagcgtttttgagcgttttgcgTTTTTAGCATTTTTCCCGCCAATAAACTGCACTTTGAGCGCAAATTTCggtcgttcagaaaaaagccaataaactccaaagctcattaacactaaaaaacgttcagatgtgcatgggcacataggctaacatagagttcagtttatgggcttgaacaaaaaaaaaaagccaaaacaccaataaactgcagtatatcagcttcagtgtgcatgggagtgtgtgattgtaaagcttgtgtttgttataataaaaaagtaaaatgttttacTGACCTGCTCCATTTGTATAGAGCAGCCCtgatgatcctcctcttctggagttcTCCATCGGGGCTCCTGGCTGCACCCCCACCCCCGTAGCAAGCTGCTTACTATGGGAGCACTTGTGCGTGTTTGCTCTTGAGCCCTGTTCTGTGTTTCAATAGACATACAAATTGGGGCTTGCCCCCCCACTCCCTCATAACTGAGAGCAGCTGAAGCCAATGGCTAAAGCCTTGACACATATCTGGATAGAGATTGGGCTCGGGTATGTATTGGGGGGGTGCCAGAATCCTTGTTTTTAAGATGCATACATACCTATGTAGTCACTGTGAGGAATGTTCACCGTCTCTGGAAAAATGCTGTGATTACCTATAAAGAAGGTTCTAATTACACcttgaattattattataatcAAAATAAATTCAGATGTTTCTGTAACCTTTCGATTGGCATTAATTAAAAATCAGTTCAGAATATCTGCATGCAGGGTAGGAAGttcaaagattatatatatatatatataaattaaacatGTAAAAGATAACTACTACTATAGACTGCTGCCGCCTCGCCCCATGATATGGTCATGTGACCAGTGCTAGAACATTGGTCACTGCTACAGTAGCTTTAGGTAATTGATTCAAAGTTGGCCAGTTGTCCTCACTCTGGCTAAATCATGATCCTCTTTCAATAGAGATGGTGTTTCTATTAACTGTtgcatcctcctttttttttctttttttctctagggAAGGAGACAGGAAATCCCCATACTATGGTTGGTAGCTCTGGCCCCAAAGCTTTCGGGAAATGGATTCCTCTGCCGATAAAGACTTTCTGTCACACAGGGGCAGTTATCGGCCATTATACAATACAGGACATTATTCTTTAAGAGGAGAACCTACAACTAAAACTTCAGATGAAAATGATGACCTTGAGCAGGATCAACTGAGGACTTTTGACGACTCTTCGTGGTCTTATTGTGACATTTCATCAGCTCAGGCGAAGGGTGCTTTCAATTCTTTAAGTTCTCATTTTAATCAGAGTGCTGGTTTTAAAAAACATTCACAAAAGCCACAAACCTTGCAAGAACAGTATTGGACTTGTGCAATTCCAAACACTCCTCCACCTCGTCCTGATCGGGATTCTCCCAACTGGAACCCAAATAAAGAGTACCAAGACTTGCTAGATTATACATATCCATTGAATTCAAAGTGTTTTTTGAATAAGGGTAATGAAGAAGCAGTAACAGATGAGTTTTTGCAAGATTCTGGCGTAGATATTGGTAGCTATAATCTCTCATGTGAGAGTAAGTTCGACTCTTTTGGCTCTTCATATCGCGAAGATCATAAACTAAAGATTAGTAGTTCTTCACATACAAATGGTCTAAAATCACCAAATGCCTTTTCAACACCTTTATGTAGAAGAACTGGTTATCGTCACAGTTTACGAAACCCCTCTGAGTCTTCTCATTTAACATCCTATGGGGACCTTTCGCCTTATACCAGCAAATTAGACCTTGCCAAAGAGTCCACAGAGTCTTTTTGTCTCCCCAAATATAATGTGTTTGATAAACTGTTGACAACAGACAGGTCAACGAGAGAGAGGGTACAAAAGCCAGGTCAGTTTCTGGCAAGCACAAGTGTATTGCCATTACAGAGGGATCTGGATAGTGATGAGGAGTATCTTTCCTTACCACCTTCCCTGAAAGAGTTGGATGCTCTGGCTACCAATTTGAAGGACCTTTCATTAGGAGTAG
The sequence above is drawn from the Rana temporaria chromosome 4, aRanTem1.1, whole genome shotgun sequence genome and encodes:
- the CEP68 gene encoding centrosomal protein of 68 kDa encodes the protein MDSSADKDFLSHRGSYRPLYNTGHYSLRGEPTTKTSDENDDLEQDQLRTFDDSSWSYCDISSAQAKGAFNSLSSHFNQSAGFKKHSQKPQTLQEQYWTCAIPNTPPPRPDRDSPNWNPNKEYQDLLDYTYPLNSKCFLNKGNEEAVTDEFLQDSGVDIGSYNLSCESKFDSFGSSYREDHKLKISSSSHTNGLKSPNAFSTPLCRRTGYRHSLRNPSESSHLTSYGDLSPYTSKLDLAKESTESFCLPKYNVFDKLLTTDRSTRERVQKPGQFLASTSVLPLQRDLDSDEEYLSLPPSLKELDALATNLKDLSLGVGQAGSTNCDQNNASKRTLNFSGIDVDQELLDSLKSRTTTSDDFKDISFVCQLSTCQKHNDSDMKTFSSLRDMLDGGDSSLVELIRCPSMPNIQENKSLVQKIQKFCLELDKLIQWLYSVAEVTNNWTAPKPSMESIQLSLSLYLKLKKDVAEQRILANSVMKEGESLAKCMAVNSSVLKDTLALISKQSGKLERHTERLYASVLEAMDTITDKGLGRNSNPKQAVSLEMESS